In the genome of Nocardiopsis composta, one region contains:
- the pknB gene encoding Stk1 family PASTA domain-containing Ser/Thr kinase, with the protein MDFTTADPLIGATLDRRYSVESRVASGGMATVYLAHDLRLDRPVALKVMHPSLATDPDFVRRFINEAHSAARLSHPNVVQVFDQGQDQGHVFLAMEYVPGRTLRDMLNAMGRLGVREALQVMAAVLGALGAAHQAGLVHRDVKPENVLLTDDGGVKVADFGLARAVESSGQGLTKTGTLMGTAAYLAPEQIERGVSDARSDVYAAGVMFYELLTGSQPHTGDSTIAVAYQHVNEDVPRPSRVVPGIPPEVDRLVTRATERDPRYRPGDANQFLSAVLQVSGGAPDSGPNASPAFAAAPTDPAVQRPEPAAENRTVVVDLPPVLDPEDDAEDGYPEAGEPWWRNRLMLAVGAGVLAVVLLCTGWWVFFGRYAEVPELVGAERDEAARLLAEEDLGLRVSEKEVYSDEAAIGEVAEVSPDVGESILPGGTVTVALSKGPRSVELPEVVGEPVENARKALEDEGFSNVEVEETDSREAEPGTVLSCDPEPGEEADREGTVTLTVSAGIPVPDVTGEKAGDAREQLESAGITVEVVREFSDDVEKNTVISQDPEEGAQVGPGDTVTITVSDGKEEFDVPDVTGKTVEEAEKELKDLGLKVKVTVILGGDRVTDYKPKGKVRKGDEVELIVTPFARGGGGGQGNGRGNRDD; encoded by the coding sequence GTGGACTTCACGACTGCCGACCCGCTGATAGGTGCGACGCTCGACCGTCGCTACTCCGTCGAGTCGCGCGTCGCCAGCGGCGGCATGGCCACCGTCTACCTCGCCCACGACCTCCGGCTGGACCGGCCCGTGGCGCTGAAGGTGATGCATCCGTCGCTGGCCACCGACCCGGACTTCGTGCGCCGCTTCATCAACGAGGCGCACTCCGCGGCCCGGCTCTCCCACCCCAACGTGGTCCAGGTCTTCGACCAGGGCCAGGACCAGGGGCACGTCTTCCTGGCCATGGAGTACGTCCCGGGGCGCACCCTGCGCGACATGCTCAACGCCATGGGGCGGCTCGGGGTGCGCGAGGCGCTGCAGGTGATGGCCGCGGTGCTGGGCGCGCTGGGCGCCGCGCACCAGGCCGGACTGGTGCACCGCGACGTCAAGCCGGAGAACGTGCTGCTCACCGACGACGGCGGGGTGAAGGTCGCCGACTTCGGGCTGGCCCGGGCGGTGGAGTCCTCCGGTCAGGGGCTGACCAAGACCGGCACCCTGATGGGCACCGCCGCCTACCTCGCGCCGGAGCAGATCGAGCGGGGCGTCTCCGACGCGCGCAGCGACGTCTACGCGGCCGGCGTGATGTTCTACGAGCTGCTGACCGGCTCCCAGCCGCACACCGGCGACAGCACCATCGCCGTCGCCTACCAGCACGTCAACGAGGACGTACCGCGCCCCTCCCGGGTGGTGCCGGGCATCCCGCCCGAGGTGGACCGGCTGGTCACCCGGGCCACCGAGCGCGACCCGCGGTACAGACCCGGGGACGCCAACCAGTTCCTCTCCGCGGTGCTGCAGGTCAGCGGGGGCGCACCGGACTCCGGTCCGAACGCCTCGCCGGCCTTCGCCGCGGCCCCGACCGACCCGGCGGTGCAGCGGCCCGAGCCGGCCGCGGAGAACCGCACCGTGGTGGTCGACCTGCCGCCGGTGCTCGACCCGGAGGACGACGCCGAGGACGGCTACCCCGAGGCGGGCGAGCCGTGGTGGCGAAACCGGCTGATGCTCGCCGTCGGCGCGGGAGTGCTGGCGGTGGTGCTGCTGTGCACCGGCTGGTGGGTGTTCTTCGGCCGCTACGCGGAGGTGCCCGAGCTGGTCGGCGCCGAGCGCGACGAGGCGGCCCGGCTGCTGGCCGAGGAGGACCTGGGGCTGCGCGTGTCGGAGAAGGAGGTCTACAGCGACGAGGCCGCCATCGGCGAGGTCGCCGAGGTCTCCCCGGACGTCGGGGAGAGCATCCTGCCCGGCGGGACCGTCACCGTCGCGCTCTCCAAGGGCCCGCGCAGCGTCGAGCTGCCCGAGGTGGTGGGCGAGCCGGTGGAGAACGCGCGCAAGGCCCTGGAGGACGAGGGCTTCAGCAACGTCGAGGTGGAGGAGACCGACTCCCGGGAGGCCGAGCCGGGCACCGTGCTCTCCTGCGACCCCGAGCCGGGCGAGGAGGCCGACCGGGAGGGCACCGTGACGCTCACCGTCAGCGCGGGCATCCCGGTCCCCGACGTGACCGGGGAGAAGGCCGGCGACGCCCGCGAGCAGCTGGAGAGCGCCGGGATCACCGTCGAGGTCGTCCGGGAGTTCAGCGACGACGTCGAGAAGAACACCGTCATCTCCCAGGACCCCGAGGAGGGCGCCCAGGTCGGGCCGGGCGACACGGTGACCATCACCGTCTCCGACGGCAAGGAGGAGTTCGACGTCCCCGACGTGACCGGCAAGACCGTCGAGGAGGCCGAGAAGGAGCTCAAGGACCTCGGCCTGAAGGTGAAGGTCACCGTCATCCTCGGCGGGGACCGGGTCACCGACTACAAGCCCAAGGGCAAGGTGCGCAAGGGCGACGAGGTCGAGCTGATCGTGACGCCGTTCGCCCGCGGCGGCGGGGGCGGCCAGGGGAACGGCCGCGGGAACCGGGACGACTGA
- a CDS encoding thiazole synthase, producing the protein MSAETAETAGAGTAQGARDTQRAADPLVIAGRPFGSRLITGTGGAPSMSVLEEALIASGTELTTVAMRRVAPGTQGSVWEILQRNGIAPLPNTAGCFTAVEAVRTARLGREALETDWVKLEVVADERTLLPDPVELLDAAERLVDEGFIVLPYTNDDPVLARRLEQLGCAAVMPLAAPIGSGLGIRNPHNIELIVEQASVPVVIDAGIGTASEAAQAMELGCDAVLLATAVTRAQDPVLMAGAMRDAVRAGRAARLAGRIPVRRHAHASSPPAEHP; encoded by the coding sequence ATGTCCGCCGAGACCGCCGAGACCGCCGGAGCCGGAACCGCGCAGGGCGCACGGGACACGCAGCGGGCCGCCGACCCGCTGGTCATCGCCGGGCGCCCGTTCGGCTCCCGGCTGATCACCGGCACCGGCGGCGCGCCGTCGATGAGCGTGCTGGAGGAGGCGCTGATCGCCTCCGGGACCGAGCTGACCACCGTCGCCATGCGCAGGGTCGCCCCCGGGACCCAGGGGTCGGTCTGGGAGATCCTGCAGCGGAACGGGATCGCTCCGCTGCCCAACACCGCCGGGTGCTTCACCGCGGTGGAGGCGGTGCGCACCGCCCGGCTGGGCCGGGAGGCGCTGGAGACCGACTGGGTCAAGCTGGAGGTGGTGGCCGACGAGCGCACCCTGCTGCCGGACCCGGTGGAGCTGCTGGACGCCGCCGAGCGCCTGGTCGACGAGGGCTTCATCGTGCTGCCCTACACCAACGACGACCCGGTGCTGGCGCGCCGGCTGGAGCAGCTGGGCTGCGCCGCGGTGATGCCGCTGGCCGCGCCGATCGGCTCCGGGCTGGGCATCCGCAACCCGCACAACATCGAGCTGATCGTCGAGCAGGCGTCGGTGCCGGTGGTCATCGACGCCGGGATCGGCACCGCCAGCGAGGCGGCGCAGGCCATGGAGCTGGGCTGCGACGCGGTCCTGCTGGCCACCGCGGTCACCCGGGCCCAGGATCCGGTGCTGATGGCGGGGGCGATGCGGGACGCGGTGCGGGCCGGGCGCGCGGCGCGGCTGGCCGGGCGGATCCCGGTGCGCCGGCACGCCCACGCGTCCTCCCCTCCCGCCGAACACCCGTAG
- the thiS gene encoding sulfur carrier protein ThiS: protein MDVIVNGERRSVAPGSTVGDVVRSLTGARSGVAAAVNDEVVPKGGWDDTPVAENDRVDVLTAVQGG, encoded by the coding sequence GTGGATGTGATCGTCAACGGCGAGCGGCGCTCCGTCGCCCCCGGCAGCACCGTGGGCGACGTGGTTCGCTCGCTCACCGGGGCGCGCAGCGGAGTCGCCGCCGCGGTCAACGACGAAGTGGTGCCCAAGGGCGGCTGGGACGACACCCCGGTCGCCGAGAACGACCGGGTGGACGTGCTCACCGCCGTCCAGGGAGGCTGA
- the thiO gene encoding glycine oxidase ThiO gives MRAAEPPIHDGAYDAVIAGGGLIGLATAWRAARRGLRVAVLAPAGDPAAASGVAAGMLTPATEAMFGEEELMRFGVDSRDRYPGFVRDVQADSGEEVGYRERGTLQIAFDTDDLSRLTELGELRSRLGLKAERITSRECRRLEPMLAPGVRGGVHAPDDHSVDPRRLARALRLAAAARGAAFIADRAAEVVCEGGRVRGVRTAGGALVRAEQAVLAAGVWTPSIGGLPEGLLPPVRPVKGQLLRLRTPAGEEPIVSRTVRGLVKGTPVYLIPRADGEVVLGATQEEMGADTRLTAGGVYRILRDAHELVPGVGELEIAEACVGLRPGSPDNEPLLGPLGPAGLHLATGHFRHGVLLTPGTADAMAEVLAGGALPDFARRFAAARFEPAAGRGRH, from the coding sequence ATGCGTGCAGCAGAACCCCCCATCCACGACGGCGCCTACGACGCGGTGATCGCCGGCGGCGGGCTGATCGGCCTGGCCACCGCCTGGCGCGCCGCCCGGCGCGGCCTGCGGGTCGCCGTCCTCGCCCCGGCCGGCGATCCGGCCGCGGCCTCCGGCGTCGCCGCGGGCATGCTCACCCCGGCCACCGAGGCGATGTTCGGCGAAGAGGAGCTGATGCGCTTCGGCGTCGACTCCCGGGACCGCTACCCCGGTTTCGTCCGCGACGTGCAGGCCGACTCCGGCGAGGAGGTCGGGTACCGGGAGCGCGGCACCCTGCAGATCGCCTTCGACACCGACGACCTGTCCCGGCTGACCGAGCTCGGCGAGCTCCGGTCCCGGCTGGGTCTGAAGGCCGAGCGGATCACCTCCCGGGAGTGCCGGCGGCTGGAGCCGATGCTCGCCCCCGGGGTGCGCGGCGGCGTGCACGCCCCCGACGACCACTCGGTCGACCCGCGCCGGCTGGCCCGCGCCCTGCGGCTGGCCGCGGCGGCGCGCGGGGCGGCGTTCATCGCCGACCGCGCGGCCGAGGTGGTCTGCGAGGGCGGACGGGTGCGCGGCGTGCGCACCGCCGGCGGCGCGCTGGTCCGCGCCGAGCAGGCGGTGCTGGCCGCCGGGGTGTGGACCCCCTCCATCGGCGGCCTCCCCGAGGGCCTGCTCCCGCCGGTGCGCCCGGTCAAGGGCCAGCTGCTCCGGCTGCGCACCCCCGCGGGCGAGGAGCCGATCGTCTCCCGCACCGTGCGCGGCCTGGTCAAGGGGACCCCCGTCTACCTGATCCCGCGCGCCGACGGCGAGGTCGTGCTGGGCGCCACCCAGGAGGAGATGGGGGCCGACACCCGGCTCACCGCCGGCGGCGTCTACCGGATCCTGCGCGACGCACACGAGCTGGTGCCGGGCGTCGGCGAGCTGGAGATCGCCGAGGCCTGCGTCGGGCTGCGCCCCGGGTCGCCGGACAACGAGCCGCTCCTGGGGCCGCTGGGCCCGGCCGGGCTGCACCTGGCCACCGGGCACTTCCGGCACGGGGTGCTGCTCACCCCCGGCACCGCCGACGCGATGGCCGAGGTGCTGGCCGGCGGGGCGCTGCCGGACTTCGCCCGCAGGTTCGCGGCCGCCCGGTTCGAGCCGGCCGCCGGCCGCGGCCGGCACTGA
- a CDS encoding Rv2175c family DNA-binding protein yields the protein MNENDNRIDALVGDWMTVKDAAAALNVSPNRIKQFIRDHRLVGVKRGGELRIPAAFISGGDVLKGLPGTLTVLADCGFAEEEALDWLFTPDETLPGAPIDALAQNRGTEVRRRAQALAL from the coding sequence GTGAACGAGAACGACAACCGCATCGACGCCCTGGTCGGCGACTGGATGACCGTCAAGGACGCCGCGGCCGCCCTCAACGTCTCCCCGAACAGGATCAAGCAGTTCATCCGGGACCACCGCCTCGTCGGCGTGAAGCGCGGCGGCGAGCTGCGGATCCCGGCGGCCTTCATCTCCGGCGGCGACGTCCTCAAGGGCCTGCCGGGCACCCTCACCGTGCTGGCCGACTGCGGCTTCGCCGAAGAAGAGGCGCTGGACTGGCTGTTCACCCCGGACGAGACGCTGCCCGGGGCGCCGATCGACGCGCTGGCGCAGAACCGGGGCACCGAGGTGCGCCGCCGGGCGCAGGCGCTGGCCCTCTGA
- a CDS encoding MFS transporter yields the protein MATSSPASSSGAATPPEPPQDYSVMRILPLAAGAFAMGTATFVTSGVLPEIAEGLGVGTGAAGQAVTAYALAYAVLAPVLGALTGRMDRRAVLVGGLVLFTAGSAAGALAPSFGVLIASRAVAAAGAAVYTPNAAVMASVLSPPRFQGRAMAVVVGGMTAATALGVPLGTWLGTALGWRAALWMVALTALVALAGMALLPGGVRLPSAGLAERMRALGRPRLLAVTAQTLLVFWGSFTVFAYIAPVFAPVTGGGAVGAALLWVWGLASVAGNLAAGRASDARGPRTVMLVALPVLIALFLLVEPAAATLPGAFAWMLLYGGFGWLVAVPQQQRAIAVDPPAAPVLIGLNSSALYGGMSLGGITGGAALAWLEPAQLGYLGAALLAPALLLLLWAERRRG from the coding sequence ATGGCCACCTCCTCGCCCGCTTCCTCCTCCGGCGCCGCCACTCCGCCGGAGCCCCCGCAGGACTACTCCGTCATGCGCATCCTGCCGCTGGCCGCCGGCGCGTTCGCGATGGGCACCGCGACCTTCGTCACCTCCGGCGTGCTGCCGGAGATCGCCGAGGGCCTCGGTGTCGGCACCGGCGCCGCCGGGCAGGCGGTGACCGCCTACGCGCTCGCCTACGCCGTACTCGCCCCGGTGCTGGGCGCGCTCACCGGGCGGATGGACCGCCGCGCGGTGCTCGTCGGCGGGCTGGTGCTGTTCACCGCCGGCAGCGCCGCCGGCGCCCTCGCCCCCTCCTTCGGGGTGCTGATCGCCTCGCGCGCCGTGGCCGCGGCGGGGGCCGCGGTCTACACGCCCAACGCCGCGGTGATGGCGTCCGTGCTCAGCCCGCCGCGGTTCCAGGGGCGGGCGATGGCGGTGGTGGTCGGCGGGATGACCGCGGCCACCGCCCTGGGGGTGCCGCTGGGCACCTGGCTCGGCACCGCGCTGGGCTGGCGCGCGGCGCTGTGGATGGTGGCGCTCACCGCACTGGTCGCACTGGCCGGGATGGCGCTGCTGCCCGGCGGGGTCCGGCTCCCCTCCGCCGGCCTCGCCGAGCGGATGCGCGCGCTGGGCCGCCCCCGGCTGCTGGCGGTCACCGCGCAGACCCTGCTCGTCTTCTGGGGGAGCTTCACCGTGTTCGCCTACATCGCCCCGGTGTTCGCCCCGGTCACCGGGGGCGGGGCGGTCGGCGCGGCGCTGCTGTGGGTGTGGGGGCTGGCCTCGGTGGCCGGCAACCTGGCCGCCGGGCGGGCCTCCGACGCCCGCGGGCCGCGCACCGTGATGCTGGTCGCGCTGCCGGTGCTGATCGCGCTCTTCCTGCTGGTCGAGCCGGCCGCCGCGACGCTGCCCGGCGCGTTCGCCTGGATGCTGCTCTACGGCGGGTTCGGCTGGCTGGTGGCCGTGCCGCAGCAGCAGCGGGCGATCGCGGTCGACCCGCCCGCGGCACCGGTGCTGATCGGCCTGAACAGCTCCGCACTGTACGGCGGGATGTCGCTGGGCGGGATCACCGGCGGCGCGGCGCTGGCCTGGCTGGAGCCGGCCCAGCTGGGCTACCTGGGCGCCGCGCTGCTCGCGCCGGCGCTGCTGCTGCTGCTCTGGGCGGAGCGGCGGCGCGGGTGA
- a CDS encoding ArsR/SmtB family transcription factor translates to MSRLPQPDRAELRLSAVLDALSDPVRLRLLADLTAGGIEVDTERSCAAEAWSVTVHKSTLSHHFKVLREAGVISTRAVGRNRWIRLRREDLEARFPGLLGAVLAALPEELERAGAPRPEGGGGQAANLAR, encoded by the coding sequence ATGTCCCGACTTCCCCAACCGGACCGCGCCGAGCTGCGGCTCTCCGCCGTCCTGGACGCCCTGTCCGATCCCGTGCGGCTGCGCCTGCTCGCCGACCTCACCGCCGGCGGCATCGAGGTCGACACCGAGCGCAGCTGCGCGGCCGAGGCGTGGAGCGTCACGGTGCACAAGTCCACGCTTTCGCACCATTTCAAGGTGTTGCGGGAGGCCGGGGTGATCAGCACCCGGGCCGTGGGGCGGAACCGGTGGATCCGGCTGCGCCGCGAGGACCTGGAGGCGCGCTTCCCCGGTCTGCTCGGCGCGGTGCTGGCCGCGCTGCCCGAGGAACTGGAGCGGGCCGGGGCGCCCCGGCCGGAGGGGGGCGGCGGGCAGGCCGCTAATCTGGCCCGATGA
- the thiE gene encoding thiamine phosphate synthase, producing the protein MSQPQSLRERLEGARLYLCTDARSERGDLEEFLDAALAGGVDIVQLRDKGLEARQELEALEVMRAVCERHGALLSVNDRADVAFAARADVLHLGQNDLPVRYAREIIGEEPLIGRSNNTAEAAAASAAEKGVDYFCTGPTWATPTKPGRPAAGLELVRRAAELAGDRPWFAIGGIDLANLDEVLAAGARRVVVVRAITQADDPRAAAAEFSRRLAEASRS; encoded by the coding sequence ATGAGCCAGCCGCAGAGCCTGCGCGAGCGCCTGGAGGGCGCCCGCCTCTACCTGTGCACCGACGCCCGGAGCGAGCGGGGCGACCTCGAGGAGTTCCTGGACGCCGCCCTCGCCGGCGGCGTGGACATCGTCCAGCTCCGGGACAAGGGCCTGGAGGCCCGCCAGGAGCTGGAGGCGCTGGAGGTGATGCGCGCGGTGTGCGAGCGGCACGGCGCGCTGCTGTCGGTCAACGACCGCGCCGACGTCGCCTTCGCCGCCCGCGCCGACGTGCTGCACCTGGGCCAGAACGACCTCCCGGTGCGCTACGCCCGGGAGATCATCGGCGAGGAGCCGCTGATCGGCCGCTCCAACAACACCGCCGAGGCGGCCGCCGCGTCCGCAGCGGAGAAGGGCGTCGACTACTTCTGCACCGGCCCCACCTGGGCCACCCCGACCAAGCCGGGCCGCCCCGCGGCCGGCCTGGAACTGGTCCGCCGCGCCGCCGAGCTCGCCGGCGACCGCCCCTGGTTCGCGATCGGCGGCATCGACCTCGCCAACCTCGACGAGGTCCTCGCCGCGGGCGCCCGCCGCGTGGTGGTGGTCCGCGCCATCACCCAGGCCGACGACCCCCGGGCCGCGGCCGCCGAGTTCTCCCGCCGCCTCGCCGAGGCGTCCCGCTCCTAG
- a CDS encoding long-chain fatty acid--CoA ligase, translating to MRSTMQDVPLSIGDLVRYGTTVHGDAQVVTWTGGEPRRATFREVGRRAARLAHALRELGVTGDQRVATFQWNNQEHLEAYFAVPAMRAVLHTLNIRLHPAQIAYIANHAEDHVVIVDASLLPLFEPLLPRLTTVRHVIVAGGDPGGLAAEGVRVHRYEELIADRPDTFDWPSGDERDAAAMCYTSGTTGDPKGVAYSHRSIWLHSMQVCMTDGKGLRQSDSALAVVPMFHAMSWGLPYAALMVGASLLLTDRFLQPAALADMVQAERPTLAAAVPTIWQGLLQELEARPRDMSSLRNVVVGGSACPPALMQRFEELCGVAVVHAWGMTETSPLGSVANPPAGSEGEERWSYRLSQGRLPASVQARLVGDGGAEVPHDGKSVGELLVRGPWITGSYHRDPAPDKFEDGWLRTGDVGSLSPDGFLRLTDRAKDVIKSGGEWISSVELENQVMGHPAVAEAAVVAVPDPRWDERPLAAVVLAEGASADAAELRAFLADRVARWQLPERWAFIDEVPKTSVGKYDKKALRARYAEGELKVVEARD from the coding sequence ATGCGCAGCACCATGCAGGACGTACCGCTGTCGATCGGAGACCTGGTCCGCTACGGGACCACCGTGCACGGCGACGCCCAGGTCGTCACCTGGACCGGGGGCGAACCCCGGCGGGCGACCTTCCGGGAGGTCGGGCGGAGGGCGGCGCGGCTCGCGCACGCCCTGCGCGAGCTGGGGGTCACCGGCGACCAGCGGGTGGCCACCTTCCAGTGGAACAACCAGGAGCACCTGGAGGCCTACTTCGCGGTGCCCGCGATGCGCGCGGTGCTGCACACGCTCAACATCCGGCTCCATCCCGCGCAGATCGCCTACATCGCGAACCACGCCGAGGACCACGTGGTCATCGTCGACGCCAGCCTGCTGCCGCTGTTCGAGCCGCTGCTGCCCCGGCTGACCACGGTCCGGCACGTGATCGTGGCCGGCGGCGACCCCGGCGGGCTGGCCGCCGAGGGCGTCCGGGTGCACCGCTACGAGGAGCTCATCGCCGACCGGCCGGACACCTTCGACTGGCCCTCCGGCGACGAGCGGGACGCCGCGGCCATGTGCTACACCTCCGGCACCACCGGCGACCCCAAGGGCGTCGCCTACAGCCACCGCTCCATCTGGCTGCACTCCATGCAGGTCTGCATGACCGACGGCAAAGGGCTGCGCCAGTCCGACAGCGCGCTGGCCGTGGTGCCCATGTTCCACGCCATGTCCTGGGGGCTGCCCTACGCCGCGCTGATGGTCGGTGCCTCGCTGCTGCTCACCGACCGCTTCCTGCAGCCCGCCGCGCTCGCCGACATGGTCCAGGCCGAGCGGCCGACGCTCGCCGCCGCGGTGCCCACCATCTGGCAGGGCCTGCTGCAGGAGCTGGAGGCCCGGCCGCGCGACATGTCCTCGCTGCGCAACGTGGTCGTCGGCGGCTCCGCCTGCCCGCCCGCGCTGATGCAGCGCTTCGAGGAGCTGTGCGGGGTGGCGGTGGTGCACGCCTGGGGCATGACCGAGACCTCGCCGCTGGGCAGCGTGGCCAACCCGCCGGCCGGCTCGGAGGGCGAGGAGCGCTGGTCCTACCGGCTCTCCCAGGGCCGGCTGCCCGCCTCGGTGCAGGCCCGGCTGGTCGGCGACGGCGGCGCCGAGGTGCCGCACGACGGGAAGAGCGTCGGCGAGCTCCTGGTGCGCGGCCCGTGGATCACCGGCTCCTACCACCGGGACCCGGCGCCGGACAAGTTCGAGGACGGCTGGCTGCGCACCGGCGATGTCGGCTCGCTGAGCCCGGACGGGTTCCTCCGCCTCACCGACCGGGCCAAGGACGTGATCAAGTCCGGCGGGGAGTGGATCTCCTCGGTGGAACTGGAGAACCAGGTCATGGGGCACCCGGCGGTCGCCGAGGCCGCGGTCGTCGCGGTGCCCGACCCGCGCTGGGACGAGCGGCCGCTGGCGGCGGTCGTGCTCGCCGAGGGCGCCTCGGCCGACGCCGCCGAGCTCCGCGCCTTCCTGGCCGACCGGGTGGCCCGCTGGCAGCTGCCCGAGCGGTGGGCCTTCATCGACGAGGTGCCCAAGACCAGCGTCGGCAAGTACGACAAGAAGGCCCTGCGCGCCCGGTACGCGGAGGGGGAGCTGAAGGTCGTCGAGGCCCGGGACTGA